From Camelina sativa cultivar DH55 chromosome 5, Cs, whole genome shotgun sequence:
TTGACTGTTGGAAATGAGTTTGACTTACCGTGTTATGAATATTTGTGCATCAAACTGGAGTCTGGACCTATTTACAAATCTCATAGTTTGGATCAGTGAGTTTTCGGTAGACTTGGAAGTCTCAAGTGTCAATAAGTTACTGCGATCTTCTCCTAATCAGTGGTGGCAGCAAACGAGCTCTCTCACAAAATCAGCAACAATGATTGGAATTATAAACCCTACGTCTCCTTCCTCATTGATTATATAGGAAGAAAATCCACTTAGGGTTCCCGAAGAAGTATCAAAATTCTTATTATAAACCCtacttattaattattataaactcGTAGTCTCTCCTCGTAACAAACTTTTTCTCCTCGAccttattattttttctcaaaaagataaaaaattcaattttaaattcCACAATTGACAACATTCTCAAAATATCTGAGgttcaaacaaagaaaaagacaaaaatcgTAAATAGATTAACGTTTCCAAATCCCCTGATTCTCggctattttaaaaataaaaaattgtctaAAGTTCTtaaactacaataaaaaaaattagagtaaaTGGAGGATAACCACATGCTTTAAGGAAATTGAATCAAAGacctcaaaaataaaaatagtcaaTCAAAAACATACTTCCTTAGAACAcctccaaaacaaaaatcaaacatctTTTCTTCACATTCtatcatattttacaaaactaagaaaacggaaaaaaaaaacaaaacaaaaacaaaatgatgctACTATTTAAACCGTCTATAACCCTAGGGAAAAAGTCAAAACCACGTCCATACCAAATCTTCTCTGAGTCTCTTTTAATGGATAGTATTGAAGCAGCTGAATCTCTCACCCGAAAATGGATTTCTCCGGATCAATCTCGTTCATCTTCTTGCTCCCTCTCTTCCATTTTCTCCACAGATAATCGCGCCGAAGGAAGAAGATTTATCGAAGTCATCAACAGCTTACAATACGCGATTCAAGGAGTGGTCTTGGTGAATCCTGACTCACCAAAACTCACTCGAGCGCATAATCTTGTAACTATCGCTATGAAACAGTTGGAAAAAGAGTTTTACCGTGTTTTAAAATCGAACCGACGAAATCTTGATCATGAATCCGTCTCCGTTCGATCTTCCCCATCTTTCAACCCGAGGAAAAAAGTTTCTATTTATTCTCAAGTTCCTAAATCCGAAGAAGCTGATGTTATGACGGATTTGAAAATGATCGCTGATTGTATGATATCATCCGGTTACGAAAACGAATGTGTCAagatttacaagaaaataagaagatcAATCATGGTCGAAGCGTTGAGAAACTTAGGGTTTGAGAATCTTAGTTTTGGCAAGATTCAGAAATTGGATTGGGATAGTATGGAGAGGAACATCAAGAAGTGGTTAGAAGCTACGAAAGTTGTCATAACAAATCTCTTCGATGGTGAACGTATCCTATGTGATCACGTGTTCTCGCCATCTGTCTCCGTTGCGGAGTCTTGCTTCACGGAGATTACGTTAGATAACGCTTTAACACTCTTTGTCTTCCCCGTGAGTGTTGCAAGATGTAAAAAAACCGTAGAGAAGATCTTCTTGACTCTCGACGTTTACCAAACGATCTCGCAGCTTCTTCCTCAAATCGAAGagatttttagttataattcgACTTCTTCGGTCCGCTTACAAGCTGCTGATTCTCTCAACAATCTTGGTGAGGCGATTAACTCAATGGTTGCCGAATTCGAAGCTTCCATTACAAAAGAAGCTTCGAAATCGCTAATCCCTGGAGGTGGAGTTCATCAGCTCACAAGGTAATATGAGACCTTGAACATATAAATTCTCATACTAATAgaagtttcatattttatagTCACAcattcattataaaaaaaaccctaaaactaaaagaTAATCTTCTAATTCACCATAATCACAACAGGTACGTCATGAATTTTATAGTCTTCCTTGCCGATTATAATGAGTGTCTTGCTGGAGTTCTCACTGAATCGACGTTGCCATTACCGGAAGATTACTTCGGGAACAATGATGAAGACAACAAAGAAGGAGGAGAAACCGgaacttcgtcttcttctgctCCGGTAACGACAAGATTCGCGTGGCTAATCCTCGTCCTGCTTTGTAAAATCGACACAAAATCTCGAATCTACAATGATATGGCTCTATCGTACCTCTTCTTAGCCAACAATCTTGATTACGTGGTCTCCAAGGTACGTACATCGAATCTGAGAGTCGTTTTGGGAGATGAATGGGTGACCAATCACGAAGGTAAAGTTACGCAATACCTAGAAAAATACGAGAAAATAGCTTGGGGAGAAGTGATTACGTCACTTTCCGATCGTGACGAGGAGATGCTCGAAGAACATGTGGCCAAAGAGCGGTTGATGCGATTCAACGAGGCGTTTGAGGAAACGTTTCAGAAGCAGAGCGAGTGGGTTGTACCTGATTCGAAATTGAGAGACGATTTAAAAGGTTCCTTGACGAAGAAGTTAACTACGGTTGCGACGTCGTTTTATGGAAAGTACCAGGTGGAGAATTGGGAGGACATTGTCAGATTTTCCCCTGAAGATTTAGGTTACTACCTTTCTGACCTTTTCTTAGGTACGGGACGATCGTGTATCATCGTTCCTTCCCTTAAACCTTCGGACTCAGGACGTTCGCTTAACTCAGAATCAGGACGTTGAAGTTGTAGTGGCATTTGTGTCAGTATGTACTTTGGATCTTTTCATGGATCAGAGATCGTTGGACATCAGTCATTGTTGGATACGTTACGGCCGGTAAAGCCTATGATTGGTTGGTTTAGCAAGCGAGAGTGTTTAGTATTCAGTACTGTATGTGACATGACCAATATTTGTATAGCTCACAAAACGGCGCAGCCCAGTTTAGAAGATGTCATTTATGATAAGCGTTTAAATTTGTGGCTGTGTGGACGATTTATGTAGGATAATAATTGTTTCTATTAGTTGtcaatatttattttgtgaGTAATTAACAAACAGTACTTTGAAGAAACGAAATCTCGGACCGATTACAAAAATGTTCTAAAAAAATCACTAAATATATAAAGGGAGAAAAACTAGATTAACCTAAATTAAGGGGTTAATTACTAAAGTAACTTATAAAATGTAAGGGttagataaattattttttttgcctaaaatactatttttttgttttgttaggaaaaaaaataaagtcaaatttaccATCCCAgaaatttttctcaaaaatcaaaatattttcaaaagtctgcCGGACTAGTTGTGATAGATTAATTTGtgtatgacagatttgtttttgcacaaccgatttatttttgtatgataGATTTATTATGACAGACATTATTTCGGACGATAGATTTTTTAACTACAGTTATAacagatttataattgatgacaaatttattttttacgacAGAATTATTTATAAAGACACCACAGACTTTCACAATATATGACATATTTGATATAATgtctggcagatttattttccatagttatttcagatttattttcttgattaaaaatatgttgTAACATGACAAATTTTTTTACAGAgaaataattactaggttgacctctagtgataacagattttttacaacatattttttaatttaaccaaaaatctgTCGTTTCATAACagatttataacttttttaaaaaattgctaaaatgaccTATGTGAACACCATATGTTATGGTAGATTTGTTTACGTTATGAGAGTTTTTTGGTTTGCTTCCAAAAATctggtgtttgataacagattcaTTAGATGTAAAATGTCAATATAGTGAcaacatatttgttttaagttatattttttcagtcatatttttgttaattagattttttataaatcatattatgaatcatatttttaaactcatatatttaagagaatttgttaaaaaagccccttttgatataccctttttcaaaaataccctattttctggccatttttatttttgccctcttttaatttttaatgaccattttacccttacatgaaaattattttattcaataaaaagaaaaacaaaattttcccgccaaaaaaatttccaacatatttttccgccaaaaatttttcgaaaaaattttcctgccaaaaatttttgtaaatttttttggcgggaaagcttttttgtcgaaattttttatcaaaaatttttttgtcaaaaagattttgataaaaaatttcgacaaaaaagctttcccgccaaaaaaatttacaaggtttttaaaaggttttataaggtttctactttataaaagccttataaacaccttgtaaaggcttttacaagattttttaaagagttttaaaaggttttttaaacaacttgtaaacgcttttacaagatttttaaaaggtttttaaaaggtttaaaaaggtttttaaaaggtttttaaaaggtttttaaaaagatttttaaaaagtttttaaacaccttgtaaacacttttacaatgtttttaaaaaccttgtaaaagtttttataagatttttaaaagggttttaaaaggtttttaaacaccttgtaaatgcttttaaaaagtttttaaaagcgtttacaaggtgtttaaaaaccttttaaaagcatttacaagctttttaaaagtatttacaaggtttttaaaagcgtttacaatgtgtttaaaaaccttttaaaaaccttgtaaacgcttttaaaagtttttttaaaagcgtttacaatgtttttaaaaggtataaatttcaatatttttggcggaaaaatttttcgattttggcgggaaatttttttttttggcgggaaaaaaataattttttcgggaaaattttttgattttggcgggaaaaaaattttggcggaaaatttttttggcaggaaaatatttttgattttgatgactgtacattcttgctgtcaatcaaaaaagggtaatttggtcattttgtatataaagaggggtagttttaaaaatggtcaacatgaaggggtatttttaaaaagaggtatggaaaaaggggcatttttgagaatgcccctatatttaaaacatattttatacattttaattttcctaaatcatattaaaaagtttagcatcatattttaaaatcatatatttatatattatataatattttcataaatcttattttaatattttttatatacaatattttagttataatttcattatattttttataaaacttatttaaactatataatcttaaacatcatatttttaaatcatatatttatacataatatttttataaacaattttttgaatattatttttatacattatattttaaatcatattttatttttataaattatgttaaaaaaataaatatcatattttttaaaccattttctatttttcactaatcatatttttaaatcaaaatattaaatactactccctccgtttcaaaatataggatgttttagttaaaacacacatattaaggaaaagttacttttaaacagcttaaccaatcagaaataagactgcataatataaaatatagatttaatctaaaagttgcatagaaaattggaaacatcctatattatgaaacaaaaatacttctctaaacatcctatattatgaaacggagggagtataattttttggtttttcgttttttttttaaaaaaaaattttaaaaaaaaattctggatttttactctttttaccTAAAATTGTGTCACTCTAATTATTAGATAGGATGGAGtttaatctagcaattaattgccaaatttgtgtcaaactggtatgttttcacatatataaaaagaagatttatgctattttaaaatataatttgctctggatttaaaattaatgttgtATTAGACTTCTTAAGATATAAATGtcattttataaacataatttatcatttgattttacatctaatgaaaacaaaagtcaagagccaaaaaaattgtacaaatatggtaaaataaataatttttaaaaattttatatgaaaatgatgcttaaattgaaagaaatgttgtaacatccacgaaccggAATCCCGATTTAAGGGATGCATCGATCGATTTAGGctttgcatcggtcgatgcaagtgttggTTTGTGCAGAGCGATTAAGTTAAACGCTCATTTTGTTGCGTTTTGCTTTGTGGAAAACCCTTGGGTCGGGTATTTATGGGGGAAAAGTTGAAAATTGTGAGTTTTGGTCGTTCTTTGCATTCTTAAAGAGTTAGAAAAGTTTCTAAGAAGTTTTGTGAGTTTTGGGAGCCTTCTGGGtcagtttttgttgttattagagCGTAGAGAAGGAGATCTGAACGTGGCTGTCGAGTAGGGGTCATGGGAAGCTTGTTTCTCGTTGTTTCTCATCAGATTCTTCATTTTCAAgatgagtgcatgaccatggcttatctgaCCATGAAATCTCTGAGTTCTTTGTGTTTTATGTGATTTAGGAATGGTTTTGCATTGTTTGTTATGATTCTCGTTGTATCTATGATCTTTGTGATGTTGTTGGTCGAATCTCGGAGTTGGAGGTCGAAATCGGGACGATGACGGCGTCAGGATTAATTGCCAGATGCAGagagtgcatcggtcgacgcgTTTAGGGATTTGGAGATCTGCATCAGTCGTCGCAAGGTGTGAATCGGTCGACGCATCTAGGAATTTGGAagattgcatcgatcgatgcaaggcgagcatcagtcgatgcaagggAAGCTGCATCAGTCGACACAAGgcgtgtgtcggtcgatgcagaccCCAACCGTTTGCAATTTGGTTGATTTGTAgtattgtgtttgttgtttgagcTTGGAGTTCTTActgcttatgtgtatagcctagtagattgaatgattgcctcactaagtattttgtggtaatacttacgcctctcttttgtgttgtggcgcaGGTAAAGGTAAAATGTGATCGTGGGATCTGGGCGataaagaggaagatgttctagaggcttgattgattgtagtctagctattgttaagttgctagagttgagtcgaTAGAACATCGTAGGATGTTGGAATTTGGTTATTgaatttattggtttattggattattcattgttagatatttaattgtttaattgtattgtttggttatccgctgttgttgattgatgctaggttgttagtgggtataggaccactagagatttattaaactttaaaaaaaaaaaacaggaaggGTTATTTCAAATGTGTAGTCAACATTTTCCAAAATAAGTTTCAAACACTACTAATTAATATGATGCACAATAGTGAAATTAATTATTGTCTAGCATTAAATAATGAAAGCTCAAtgaattaaatcattaattcaCTATATTGACTAGAACCACTTTGGAAAGAAATATAACTTTCATGTGCAAAATAGTTCAATTCAAGATTTTAACATGCAAGTGGTTTAATCCGGATTTTAGTTTTGGTTGACTGatttggtattaaaaaaaatgatcattgtaaaaccaaaccgaatctaATATAGTTTAGTAGAATTTTGATTTAGCTTTGAAGACTTGAAGTAGTTTTTAAGCAAGTTATATTTACTATcaatataggaaaaaaatattaatttcattttggTTCATATCGGttaaagtatttttattatattaaaaaataaccaTTAATCAAAGGCATATTTTCGGTTCTCTGAATtgatattttcaatttaatttagcTCGAACTGGTTCGGTTTATCGTAACTAATCCAAGAAACAGTCAACACATTTTTAGTAAATCATCCACCTTTGACTATCATCAGTGTCTGAAATCATATCTCTTTACTTCATTTCTATTTAAATGAATTAGGGCATTTTTTCTTCATCACatccaaaaacaagaaaattgaaaagagagattaaaattATAGTGACCATGGCAAGAGTGAATGTAAAACTTGCATGGATAGAGAATGACAAGACAAGAGCACGAAGTTTAAAGCAAAGAAGAGAAGTATTACTCAAAAAGGTGAAAGAGCTAACTATATTGTGTGATGTATGGGCTTGTATATTCATTTTCAGTCCAAATGAAGCTGCACCAGTGGTATGGCCATCAGTTGAGATGACTCGTGGCTTCTTAGACGATTTCTTTGCCTTACCAAAGTTCGTGctggagaagaaagagatggaagTCAAATcatttttgaaagagaagaaaagcaCATGCGGATGGTCCGCGCGGACTGGTTCGAAATGGATACTTTGGAGCAACGTTTAGAAGATGAAATAGAGTTCAatttggctgaaatttggtGGGAAGCTTCGTGGTGCTATAGGCTTCATATCCAACAGTTATTATGTAAattaaccgatggttaatatgGACGTTTTCCATGTACGTGTTGGGACAATGTCGGGGTGTGGAGCAACACCAAggtggtatcggtcgacaccagcatgttgATGTGTGTTTGGGTCGTACAAAAATGGATGGAATTAGGATTTGTGTAGGGAGGATCAACAAAGGTAATGTCGAGGGCGTCAGTGTCAACTGACACCATGTGTGTTGGATCCCAAGTGGTGCGATGGATgacgatcgacaccaggtggcgGTACTGATTGACACTGGAGGATTTGATGGTTAATCAGAGTATTCATGGAGAAGTGTTGTCTGTGACTAGacataacaaaatattccagcccacctctcttgttacttgatcgctagggatggttggttgtgcgactcagtaactagatgagatGGTTTTTGGAATACGTGGTTAAGTGAAACTTGGTCCAGGAAGTAGAAACAAATGGCTTGCTCGGTCGGATGTCGAAGGAGTCTGATGCAGAGTGATTGGAGTCTACAAATGTAAGGTGCTTGTGGAGTTGAAGTACGTTTGTATGACTATGTTCTGTGGATGCGGAGTATGGGTTAGTTAGACATAGTCtgtatttgtggaagtttttATAAAGAGTGATTTCTACTCTAATTGTCTTGTCGAAATTATGGGGTTCCAGTAAAATCATTTCCCGTGAATTCAGTGCAAGGATTAGGAATCCAAGTGCGATAATCTCAATTTACAAAGGGAAAGTCTTTTTCACTGTAACAAAATGTAGACAAGATGTTAAAAAGTTATTCCAAAACtggattttaaaagatacaCATGAAAAGAATAAGTGTTACTTTGATTCTTATaaaatatctatttaaaaaagtaGAGCCATTATTTTCACTCTTCACTATGATTTCTTTTACAAAGATAGATgaatttttttgcatttataataaaaatctaGCAAAATAAAAGATCTTCTATGATCacaaaaacttatgaaaacGTCCTGCATTTTTATGATTCtgaattttcttaaattaatattGTCACCAAATAATAGTTCACAAAATATTAATGGTATTATATAACTCACCAAAAAAATTGGTACTTATTTTTTCTTAGAgcaaattattttgtgaatgAACTCGATACATACTATATTAGCTAGGAAGAAGTGTATTtggctgattttttttgtaaaccataCATTTATTAGAATATAATTCTGTGATGTGAAATCCAATCGGGAGGAAAAAGGTTTACAAAAACAACTTCAGATGCAAGTTGTCTTGAGCAACGTGCTAAATATGGTTTgagtttttaataattaatttttttgtttgtcaactaCTAGAGCTCAAAAGACTGGTCTATTAGTCAAATATCTACATTCGTAGGGAACATGACTCAATCCTTGATTTGATGGTATCTTCTACAATTGGACTTACTACTGACTAttactgcactaaggtcacttcactaaataattagttttatatgattttaatgattttggatgaatttgtaagaaaataattatgattaataGTAAAATTCTCTCTAGCACCACATAAAGTCATGAgatttgtaacatccgtgaaccggaatcccggtttgggagttgcatcggttgatgcagatggtgcatcggtcgatgcatgttcaattctgtgcgttttgacttaagtcaaacgctgcgttttgggttaaggaaaacccttagatgcgagtttttgtctcattcgtggtggtgtggccgtttttgagaaaagagaaagagagaaaagttgttcctgagtgttcttgagaattctgggagattggaggcgttcctgtagagatctgtagctgggatcgttgtaggagcttcctagaggcttgttcttgtttgtttaaggttcagattcttctgtggcaaaggtaagt
This genomic window contains:
- the LOC104786837 gene encoding exocyst complex component EXO70A1, which gives rise to MMLLFKPSITLGKKSKPRPYQIFSESLLMDSIEAAESLTRKWISPDQSRSSSCSLSSIFSTDNRAEGRRFIEVINSLQYAIQGVVLVNPDSPKLTRAHNLVTIAMKQLEKEFYRVLKSNRRNLDHESVSVRSSPSFNPRKKVSIYSQVPKSEEADVMTDLKMIADCMISSGYENECVKIYKKIRRSIMVEALRNLGFENLSFGKIQKLDWDSMERNIKKWLEATKVVITNLFDGERILCDHVFSPSVSVAESCFTEITLDNALTLFVFPVSVARCKKTVEKIFLTLDVYQTISQLLPQIEEIFSYNSTSSVRLQAADSLNNLGEAINSMVAEFEASITKEASKSLIPGGGVHQLTRYVMNFIVFLADYNECLAGVLTESTLPLPEDYFGNNDEDNKEGGETGTSSSSAPVTTRFAWLILVLLCKIDTKSRIYNDMALSYLFLANNLDYVVSKVRTSNLRVVLGDEWVTNHEGKVTQYLEKYEKIAWGEVITSLSDRDEEMLEEHVAKERLMRFNEAFEETFQKQSEWVVPDSKLRDDLKGSLTKKLTTVATSFYGKYQVENWEDIVRFSPEDLGYYLSDLFLGTGRSCIIVPSLKPSDSGRSLNSESGR